From one Calditrichota bacterium genomic stretch:
- a CDS encoding 2-phosphosulfolactate phosphatase, with amino-acid sequence MIVSAFLSPCEIDQAALRNSWVVVVDVLRATSTIATALHNGAVRIQPVASASRAREQARQVNDLPVLLGGEKDGFRIEGFDLGNSPLDYSPEKVKGQAIIFKTTNGTETFLRVKSASKILFGSFLNAKALSRFINTHRPEHLIFANSGLKGHFSLEDSVCSGYIINQLITPERENDGATACAALAQRFSDDTRQLLFERSKHGRYLKNNGFTADLEYCSRKDFLNIIPVFDEKQNGIVRFG; translated from the coding sequence ATGATTGTTTCAGCCTTTCTTTCGCCCTGTGAAATCGATCAGGCAGCGCTTCGGAACAGCTGGGTCGTTGTGGTGGATGTCCTGCGTGCCACATCCACCATTGCTACGGCTTTGCATAACGGGGCGGTCCGTATTCAACCGGTAGCGTCGGCGTCCCGGGCGAGGGAACAGGCCCGGCAGGTAAACGATCTGCCGGTTCTTTTGGGGGGTGAAAAAGACGGATTCAGGATTGAAGGGTTCGATCTGGGGAATTCCCCGCTGGACTATTCTCCGGAAAAAGTCAAAGGGCAGGCGATTATTTTTAAAACTACCAACGGCACAGAGACCTTTCTTCGGGTAAAATCGGCATCAAAGATTCTCTTTGGTTCGTTCCTGAATGCGAAGGCACTCAGCCGGTTTATCAACACACACCGACCGGAACATCTGATTTTTGCAAATTCCGGTCTAAAAGGTCATTTTTCACTTGAAGATTCCGTTTGTTCGGGTTATATTATAAATCAACTTATTACTCCGGAACGTGAAAACGACGGGGCCACTGCGTGCGCGGCCCTGGCACAAAGATTTTCGGACGACACAAGGCAGTTACTTTTTGAACGATCAAAGCACGGGCGCTATCTGAAAAATAACGGGTTTACAGCCGATTTGGAGTATTGCTCCCGGAAAGACTTTCTGAATATTATTCCCGTATTTGATGAAAAACAAAACGGGATTGTTCGATTCGGATGA
- a CDS encoding glycine cleavage system aminomethyltransferase GcvT: DETTNPLEADLGWITKLQKGEFIGRTALLKVKEEGIKRKLIGFKMNTRAFPRHGYKIFKDGKEIGHVTSGTISPMLSIGIGMGYVPVEYSAVGTPLDIEIRKKMEPAAVCETPFYRPES, from the coding sequence CGACGAAACCACCAACCCCCTTGAAGCGGATTTGGGCTGGATTACCAAGCTTCAAAAAGGTGAGTTTATTGGCAGAACCGCGCTTCTGAAAGTGAAAGAAGAGGGAATTAAGCGGAAATTGATCGGTTTCAAAATGAATACCCGAGCCTTTCCCCGCCACGGATACAAGATTTTTAAAGATGGGAAAGAAATCGGGCACGTTACCAGCGGGACGATTTCGCCCATGCTTTCCATCGGAATTGGGATGGGTTACGTTCCCGTTGAATATTCGGCAGTGGGCACGCCCCTCGACATTGAAATCCGGAAGAAAATGGAACCGGCGGCCGTCTGTGAGACACCCTTTTATCGCCCGGAATCATGA